One window of Deinococcus cellulosilyticus NBRC 106333 = KACC 11606 genomic DNA carries:
- a CDS encoding complex I subunit 4 family protein: MINVLLYLPALAALLLVFTPGATKKYIAIAGSLFAFIVNLLLWQQGGAEVTSVPWVPALGMTYTIGLDGVSLLLTLVTSFMSLLCVLYAAFNVERPGPMLANVLLMESGLLGIFASRDLILFYVFFEATLIPALVMLAIYGGPRRVQALTKFAVYTIIGSLFMLLSMIGVKYYSGSATFALADLLAKPLDPKVQMWLLLGFVAAFAVKLPMFPLHGWLPEFHEENHNSGVPDVMGTLYKVGGYGVFRFALPLFPEASEELRFILMALAAFTTLYAAWIAFQQTNWKRVLAYAGLSHMGLVALGVFSMNDIATTGALYLLAFQGVYMGALFLAVGMIYNRTGHVNTNSGGIMDDAPVLSGLTMVLWFAAIAVPGLAGFIGEFSIMLGAYQVSPWLAFIAGLSVIAAGAYALTAYQKTYWETKPQGTVALKDITGLEGLILISAVGVSVIYGIYSSPAINMIRPVVDRIMQGLGG; this comes from the coding sequence ATGATCAACGTCCTGCTGTACCTGCCTGCTCTGGCGGCCCTGCTGCTGGTCTTCACCCCTGGAGCCACCAAAAAATACATTGCCATTGCAGGTTCGCTCTTCGCTTTCATCGTCAATCTGCTGCTGTGGCAGCAGGGTGGAGCAGAGGTGACTTCTGTTCCCTGGGTGCCTGCCCTGGGCATGACCTACACCATCGGACTGGATGGGGTGAGCCTGCTTTTGACCCTCGTCACCTCCTTCATGAGCCTGCTGTGCGTGCTGTACGCTGCATTCAATGTGGAACGTCCCGGTCCGATGCTGGCCAACGTGCTCCTGATGGAGTCCGGTCTGCTGGGCATCTTCGCCTCCCGTGACCTGATCCTCTTTTATGTGTTCTTCGAAGCCACCCTGATTCCTGCCCTGGTGATGCTCGCCATCTACGGTGGACCCAGAAGGGTTCAGGCGCTCACCAAGTTCGCGGTCTACACCATCATCGGTTCCCTCTTCATGCTGCTCAGCATGATCGGCGTGAAGTACTACTCCGGCTCTGCCACCTTTGCTCTGGCAGACCTGCTTGCAAAACCCCTCGATCCCAAAGTCCAGATGTGGCTGTTGCTCGGGTTTGTGGCTGCTTTTGCAGTCAAACTGCCCATGTTCCCCCTGCACGGCTGGCTCCCCGAATTCCACGAGGAGAACCACAACTCCGGTGTGCCTGATGTGATGGGGACGCTTTATAAAGTGGGTGGATACGGGGTGTTCCGTTTCGCCCTGCCCCTGTTCCCGGAGGCCAGTGAAGAACTGCGCTTCATCCTGATGGCCCTGGCCGCCTTCACCACCCTGTATGCCGCCTGGATTGCCTTCCAGCAGACCAACTGGAAACGGGTGCTGGCCTATGCAGGCCTGAGCCACATGGGTCTGGTGGCCCTCGGGGTCTTCAGCATGAACGACATTGCCACCACGGGTGCCCTGTACCTGCTGGCCTTCCAGGGGGTTTACATGGGTGCCCTGTTCCTGGCTGTGGGCATGATTTACAACCGCACCGGTCATGTGAACACCAACTCAGGTGGCATCATGGACGATGCTCCTGTGCTCTCTGGTCTGACCATGGTGCTGTGGTTTGCTGCCATTGCCGTTCCCGGTCTGGCTGGCTTCATTGGTGAATTCAGCATCATGCTGGGGGCCTATCAGGTCAGTCCCTGGCTGGCCTTCATCGCAGGCCTCAGCGTGATTGCTGCAGGTGCCTACGCCCTGACCGCTTATCAGAAAACCTACTGGGAAACCAAACCCCAGGGCACCGTTGCCCTGAAAGACATCACGGGTCTGGAAGGACTCATTCTGATCTCTGCGGTGGGGGTCAGCGTGATTTACGGAATCTACAGTTCACCCGCCATCAACATGATCCGTCCCGTGGTGGACCGGATCATGCAAGGACTGGGAGGTTAA
- the nuoL gene encoding NADH-quinone oxidoreductase subunit L, with translation MPLYLMPLIPFLGFLILITFGGRVFKGSSGGWIGSLAVLGAFVVAISNYMGLERPIHEQYFAWLPYLDNGKDLKVGFYLDQVSSIMTLVITGIGFLIHVFSIGYMQDDPRYTRFFAFLNFFVALMLILVLGDSYPLMFVGWEGVGTASFLLIGFWYNKRDYANAARKAFIMNRIGDLGFMLGMFLLYKNFGTLVIPDLAEKVEGITAIMPALELVGLFLLLGAAGKSGQLPLTTWLPDAMAGPTPVSALIHAATMVTAGVYLIARSYFLYEKAPMAHEWVAWVGALTALYGALSAINQYDIKKILAYSTVSQIGYMILAVGVGAYWAGMFHLVTHAFFKALLFLTAGSVIHGCHHEQDVRQMGGLAKKMPITHAVGLIGWLSIAGIPIFSGFFSKDAILTSAYEHNIWMYAIGLFVALLTAFYMTRWYVLVFRGQYRGHAHPHESGPIMTFPLIALAALSTLGGFIGLPHIFGTNQLSHYLEAALPIEESHISASLEWTLIAVAVATSVLGIFIAFMLYRQRRIERIGGIENASVQALYLNTLYDNLFSAPSRALAKGLDAMDRGVEGGLEATAKVSTEPGGWLTHLQNGYVRAYASLMLVGTAALLLYLAIRVLGGMQ, from the coding sequence ATGCCACTTTATCTGATGCCCTTAATCCCCTTTCTGGGGTTCCTGATCCTGATCACCTTCGGCGGAAGGGTCTTCAAAGGCTCCTCCGGCGGCTGGATTGGATCTCTGGCTGTGCTGGGTGCGTTTGTGGTGGCGATCAGCAACTACATGGGTCTGGAACGCCCCATTCACGAGCAGTACTTTGCCTGGCTTCCTTACCTCGACAACGGCAAGGACCTGAAGGTGGGTTTCTACCTCGATCAGGTCTCCAGCATCATGACCCTGGTGATCACCGGGATTGGCTTTCTGATCCACGTGTTCTCCATCGGGTACATGCAGGATGATCCCAGATACACCCGCTTTTTTGCCTTCCTGAATTTCTTCGTGGCCCTGATGCTGATTCTGGTGCTCGGAGACTCCTACCCCCTGATGTTCGTGGGCTGGGAAGGGGTAGGGACCGCGTCCTTCCTCCTGATCGGTTTCTGGTACAACAAACGCGACTACGCCAATGCCGCCAGAAAAGCCTTCATCATGAACCGCATCGGGGACCTGGGCTTCATGCTCGGGATGTTCCTGCTGTACAAGAACTTCGGGACCCTGGTGATTCCTGACCTCGCCGAGAAAGTGGAAGGCATCACCGCCATCATGCCTGCTCTGGAACTGGTCGGGCTCTTCCTGCTGCTGGGTGCGGCTGGTAAGAGTGGTCAGCTTCCCCTCACCACCTGGCTTCCTGACGCCATGGCCGGTCCCACCCCTGTTTCTGCCCTGATCCACGCTGCAACCATGGTGACGGCAGGCGTGTACCTGATTGCCCGCAGTTACTTCCTGTACGAGAAAGCCCCGATGGCCCACGAGTGGGTCGCCTGGGTGGGTGCGCTCACTGCACTGTATGGTGCCCTCTCGGCCATCAACCAGTACGACATCAAGAAAATTCTCGCCTACTCCACGGTTTCCCAGATCGGGTACATGATTCTGGCAGTGGGCGTTGGAGCTTACTGGGCCGGGATGTTCCACCTCGTCACCCACGCTTTTTTCAAAGCCCTGTTGTTTCTTACGGCAGGCAGCGTGATTCATGGTTGCCACCACGAGCAGGACGTTCGCCAGATGGGCGGACTCGCCAAGAAGATGCCTATCACCCACGCTGTGGGTCTGATTGGCTGGCTTTCCATCGCCGGGATTCCGATTTTCTCCGGGTTCTTCTCCAAAGACGCCATCCTGACCAGTGCCTATGAGCACAACATCTGGATGTATGCCATCGGCCTCTTTGTGGCCCTGCTGACCGCGTTCTACATGACCCGCTGGTATGTGCTGGTGTTCCGTGGCCAGTACCGTGGACATGCCCATCCCCACGAATCTGGCCCCATCATGACCTTCCCCCTTATCGCTCTGGCTGCCCTGTCCACTCTGGGGGGTTTCATCGGGCTGCCTCACATCTTCGGGACCAACCAGCTGTCCCACTATCTGGAAGCTGCCCTGCCCATCGAAGAATCCCACATTTCTGCCAGCCTGGAATGGACCCTGATCGCTGTGGCTGTTGCCACTTCGGTGCTGGGGATCTTCATTGCCTTCATGCTCTACCGCCAGCGTCGCATCGAGCGCATTGGAGGCATCGAGAACGCCAGTGTTCAGGCCCTCTACCTGAACACCCTCTATGACAACCTGTTCAGCGCACCCTCCAGAGCCCTGGCGAAAGGACTGGACGCCATGGACCGGGGTGTTGAAGGGGGTCTGGAAGCCACTGCAAAAGTCTCCACCGAACCGGGTGGATGGCTCACCCACCTGCAGAACGGGTACGTGCGGGCTTACGCCAGCCTGATGCTGGTGGGCACTGCCGCCCTCCTGCTCTACCTCGCAATCCGGGTTCTGGGAGGCATGCAATGA
- the nuoK gene encoding NADH-quinone oxidoreductase subunit NuoK: protein MDAVTPYLILSGILFSMGLIGALTRRTAILVFLSVELMLNAANLALVAFAQAWGDLIAQSAVFIVMTLAAAEVAIGLAIIVTIFRKRVSTNVDTLAELKG from the coding sequence ATGGACGCTGTCACCCCCTACCTGATTCTCTCGGGGATTCTTTTCAGCATGGGATTGATTGGTGCCCTGACCCGCCGGACGGCCATTCTGGTCTTCCTGAGCGTGGAACTGATGCTGAACGCAGCGAACCTTGCGCTGGTGGCCTTCGCCCAGGCGTGGGGAGACCTGATTGCCCAGTCTGCTGTTTTTATTGTCATGACACTTGCAGCCGCAGAAGTCGCGATTGGTCTGGCGATCATTGTGACCATTTTCCGTAAGCGGGTGTCCACCAACGTGGACACGCTGGCTGAACTCAAAGGGTGA
- a CDS encoding NADH-quinone oxidoreductase subunit J family protein gives MTFIFMTFALMAILGGCLTILARNAVHAALGLVGCLISVAGLYVTLNAHFLAAVQVIVYAGAIMVLFLFVIMLLNAARPVTEENPVPFVTEIAGVAACLVIFAMVVIMNSFKAPAIPEAADRLQNGAPGPIGEALFTKFLLPFEAVSILLLVAVVGSVALVKRPEQQQEDLPEGELVGTFEGERQEVKA, from the coding sequence ATGACCTTCATCTTCATGACCTTCGCCCTGATGGCCATTCTGGGAGGATGCCTGACCATTCTGGCCCGCAACGCTGTGCACGCTGCGCTGGGTCTGGTGGGATGCCTGATCAGTGTGGCAGGTCTTTACGTGACCCTGAACGCACACTTCCTGGCTGCCGTGCAGGTGATCGTGTACGCCGGGGCCATCATGGTGCTCTTCCTTTTCGTGATCATGCTGCTGAATGCAGCAAGGCCGGTCACCGAGGAGAACCCTGTCCCCTTTGTGACGGAAATCGCTGGAGTGGCCGCGTGTCTGGTGATTTTCGCCATGGTGGTGATCATGAACTCCTTCAAGGCCCCGGCCATTCCCGAAGCTGCAGACAGACTGCAGAACGGTGCTCCGGGTCCCATTGGCGAAGCCCTTTTCACCAAATTCCTGCTGCCCTTCGAAGCCGTTTCCATCCTGTTGCTGGTTGCTGTGGTGGGTTCCGTGGCCCTGGTGAAACGCCCCGAGCAGCAACAGGAAGACCTGCCTGAAGGCGAACTGGTTGGTACGTTTGAAGGAGAACGCCAGGAGGTGAAGGCCTGA
- the nuoI gene encoding NADH-quinone oxidoreductase subunit NuoI, whose product MSVLEIAKGMGVTLSKLFQKPVTVSYPEQRVQLKPRFRGRHILTRHPGTGLEKCIGCSLCAAVCPAYAIYVEAGENDPAHPVSPGERYAKVYEINMLRCIFCGLCEEACPTGAVVLGNEFEMADYRYRDFVYGKEDMLVGHIGSRPQRREAKRKNKPVRVGFEVKPREELEGVKYE is encoded by the coding sequence ATGAGCGTACTTGAAATCGCAAAAGGGATGGGCGTGACCCTCAGCAAACTCTTCCAGAAGCCCGTGACCGTGTCCTACCCCGAACAGCGGGTGCAGCTCAAACCCCGCTTTCGTGGTCGCCACATCCTTACCCGGCACCCGGGCACCGGACTTGAAAAATGCATCGGATGTTCCCTTTGTGCTGCGGTCTGTCCTGCTTATGCGATCTACGTGGAAGCAGGGGAGAATGATCCGGCACATCCCGTTTCTCCTGGTGAGCGTTACGCCAAGGTTTACGAGATCAACATGCTGCGCTGCATCTTCTGCGGCCTCTGCGAAGAAGCCTGCCCGACCGGTGCAGTGGTTCTCGGCAACGAATTCGAAATGGCCGACTACCGCTACCGCGATTTTGTGTACGGCAAGGAAGACATGCTGGTGGGCCACATCGGTTCCCGTCCGCAACGCCGCGAAGCCAAGCGCAAGAACAAGCCTGTCCGTGTGGGCTTTGAAGTGAAACCCCGTGAAGAGCTGGAAGGGGTGAAATACGAATGA